The following proteins are co-located in the Eptesicus fuscus isolate TK198812 chromosome 9, DD_ASM_mEF_20220401, whole genome shotgun sequence genome:
- the ZBTB17 gene encoding zinc finger and BTB domain-containing protein 17 isoform X2 yields MAAMDFPQHSQHVLEQLNQQRQQGLLCDCTFVVDGVDFKAHKAVLAACSEYFKMLFVDQKDVVQLDISNAAGLGQVLEFIYTAKLSLSSENVDDVLAVASFLQMQDIITACHALKSLAEPATSPGENTEALAMEGGDRRAREKAAATTLSELNPAGGSPPRGPGREPKEERGGQAESAASGAEQTEKADAPREPPPAEPKPDPTGGMAAAEAEAALSESSEQEMQVEPARKGEEGEEDAMPSGVKEEGPQLDKGDAPEESEESASTDSGQELGAEARGLRPSTYGDRTESKAYGSIIHKCEDCGKEFTHTGNFKRHIRIHTGEKPFSCRECSKAFSDPAACKAHEKTHSPLKPYGCEECGKSYRLISLLNLHKKRHSGEARYRCEDCGKLFTTSGNLKRHQLVHSGEKPYQCDYCGRSFSDPTSKMRHLETHDTDKEHKCPHCDKKFNQVGNLKAHLKIHIADGPLKCRECGKQFTTSGNLKRHLRIHSGEKPYVCNHCQRQFADPGALQRHVRIHTGEKPCQCVMCGKAFTQASSLIAHVRQHTGEKPYVCERCGKRFVQSSQLANHIRHHDNIRPHKCSVCSKAFVNVGDLSKHIIIHTGEKPYLCDKCGRGFNRVDNLRSHVKTVHQGKAGIKILEPEEGGEVSVVTVDDMVTLATEALAATAVTQLTVVPVGAAVTADETEVLKAEISKAVKQVQEEDPNTHILYACDSCGDKFLDANSLAQHVRIHTAQALVMFQTDTDFYQQYGSGSTWPAGQVLQTGELVFRPRDGADGQPALAETPHTAPECPPPAE; encoded by the exons CCATGGATTTCCCTCAGCACAGCCAGCACGTCCTGGAGCAGCTGaaccagcagcggcagcaggggcTTTTGTGTGACTGCACTTTTGTGGTGGACGGTGTTGATTTTAAGGCCCATAAAGCAGTGCTGGCCGCCTGCAGCGAGTACTTCAAGATGCTCTTCGTGGACCAGAAGGATGTGGTGCAACTGGACATCAGTAACGCAGCAG gcctggggcaggtacTGGAGTTTATTTACACGGCCAAGCTCAGCCTGAGCTCTGAGAATGTGGACGATGTGCTGGCCgtggccagcttcctgcagatgCAGGACATCATCACGGCCTGCCATGCCCTCAAGTCACTCGCCGAGCCGGCCACCAGCCCTGGGGAGAATACGGAGGCCTTGGCCATGGAAG gaggggacaggagagccAGAGAGAAGGCTGCGGCCACCACGCTGAGTGAGCTGAACCCTGCCGGAGGCAGCCCAcccaggggcccaggcagggagccCAAGGAGGAGCGAGGCGGGCAGGCGGAGAGTGCGGCCAGCG gtgcagAGCAGACGGAGAAGGCCGATGCCCCCCGGGAGCCACCGCCGGCAGAGCCCAAGCCCGACCCCACCGGTGGCATGGCTGCTGCTGAGGCCGAGGCCGCCTTGTCGGAGAGCTCAGAGCAAG AAATGCAGGTGGAGCCAGccaggaaaggagaagagggagaggaggacgcCATGCCTTCTGGGGTCAAGGAAGAAGGCCCGCAGCTGGACAAGGGGGACGCCCCCGAGGAGAGTGAGGAGTCGGCCAGCACGGACTCGGGCCAGGAGCTGGGCGCAGAGGCCCGGGGCCTGCGCCCAAGCACCTATGGCGACCGTACCGAGTCCAAGGCCTATGGTTCCATCATCCACAAATGCGAG GACTGTGGGAAGGAGTTCACACACACGGGGAACTTCAAGCGGCACATCCGCATCCACACAGGCGAGAAGCCCTTCTCGTGCCGGGAGTGCAGCAAGGCCTTCTCTGATCCAGCCGCCTGCAAGGCCCACGAGAAGACGCACAG CCCGCTGAAGCCCTACGGCTGCGAGGAGTGCGGCAAGAGCTACCGGCTCATCAGCCTGCTGAACCTGCACAAGAAGCGGCACTCGGGCGAGGCGCGCTACCGCTGCGAGGACTGCGGCAAGCTCTTCACCACGTCCGGCAACCTCAAGCGGCACCAGCTGGTGCACAGCGGCGAGAAGCCCTACCAGTGCGACTACTGCGGCCGCTCCTTCTCCGACCCCACCTCCAAGATGCGCCACCTGGAGACTCACGACACTGACAAGGAGCACAAGTGCCCTCATTGTGACAAGAAGTTCAACCAG GTGGGGAATCTGAAGGCCCACCTAAAGATCCACATCGCGGACGGGCCCCTCAAGTGCCGAGAGTGTGGGAAGCAGTTCACCACCTCAG GGAACCTAAAGCGGCACCTTCGGATCCATAGCGGGGAGAAACCCTACGTGTGCAACCACTGCCAGCGGCAGTTCGCTGACCCTGGCGCTCTGCAGCGGCACGTCCGCATCCACACGG GCGAGAAGCCATGCCAGTGCGTGATGTGCGGCAAAGCCTTCACCCAGGCCAGCTCCCTCATCGCCCACGTGCGCCAGCACACTGGGGAGAAGCCCTACGTCTGCGAGCGCTGCGGCAAGAG ATTTGTCCAGTCCAGCCAGTTGGCCAATCACATCCGCCACCATGACAACATCCGCCCCCACAAGTGCAGCGTGTGCAGCAAGGCCTTCGTGAACGTGGGGGACCTATCCAAGCACATCATCATCCACACTG GAGAGAAGCCTTACCTCTGTGACAAGTGCGGTCGCGGCTTCAACCGGGTGGACAACCTTCGTTCCCATGTGAAGACTGTGCACCAGGGCAAGGCAGGCATCAAAATCCTGGAGCCAGAGGAGGGTGGTGAGGTCAGCGTGGTCACTGTGGATGACATGGTTACGCTGGCCACCGAGGCACTGGCGGCAACAGCCGTCACTCAGCTCACAG TGGTACCAGTGGGGGCTGCAGTGACTGCTGACGAGACGGAAGTGCTTAAAGCCGAGATCAGCAAAGCTGTGAAGCAAGTGCAGGAAGAAG ACCCCAACACCCATATCCTCTATGCCTGTGACTCCTGCGGGGACAAGTTCCTGGATGCCAACAGCCTGGCCCAGCATGTGCGGATCCACACAGCACAGGCACTGGTTATGTTCCAGACGGATACGGACTTCTACCAGCAGTACGGGTCAGGCAGCACGTGGCCGGCTGGGCAGGTGTTACAGACTGGGGAACTGGTCTTCCGCCCTCGGGATGGGGCTGATGGCCAGCCTGCTCTGGCAGAGACACCCCACACAGCCCCAGAATGTCCACCGCCTGCTGAGTGA
- the ZBTB17 gene encoding zinc finger and BTB domain-containing protein 17 isoform X1 yields MAAMDFPQHSQHVLEQLNQQRQQGLLCDCTFVVDGVDFKAHKAVLAACSEYFKMLFVDQKDVVQLDISNAADAETETQRGQVTGLEVSERVCGRAPMKVITITLVGLPSGGLGQVLEFIYTAKLSLSSENVDDVLAVASFLQMQDIITACHALKSLAEPATSPGENTEALAMEGGDRRAREKAAATTLSELNPAGGSPPRGPGREPKEERGGQAESAASGAEQTEKADAPREPPPAEPKPDPTGGMAAAEAEAALSESSEQEMQVEPARKGEEGEEDAMPSGVKEEGPQLDKGDAPEESEESASTDSGQELGAEARGLRPSTYGDRTESKAYGSIIHKCEDCGKEFTHTGNFKRHIRIHTGEKPFSCRECSKAFSDPAACKAHEKTHSPLKPYGCEECGKSYRLISLLNLHKKRHSGEARYRCEDCGKLFTTSGNLKRHQLVHSGEKPYQCDYCGRSFSDPTSKMRHLETHDTDKEHKCPHCDKKFNQVGNLKAHLKIHIADGPLKCRECGKQFTTSGNLKRHLRIHSGEKPYVCNHCQRQFADPGALQRHVRIHTGEKPCQCVMCGKAFTQASSLIAHVRQHTGEKPYVCERCGKRFVQSSQLANHIRHHDNIRPHKCSVCSKAFVNVGDLSKHIIIHTGEKPYLCDKCGRGFNRVDNLRSHVKTVHQGKAGIKILEPEEGGEVSVVTVDDMVTLATEALAATAVTQLTVVPVGAAVTADETEVLKAEISKAVKQVQEEDPNTHILYACDSCGDKFLDANSLAQHVRIHTAQALVMFQTDTDFYQQYGSGSTWPAGQVLQTGELVFRPRDGADGQPALAETPHTAPECPPPAE; encoded by the exons CCATGGATTTCCCTCAGCACAGCCAGCACGTCCTGGAGCAGCTGaaccagcagcggcagcaggggcTTTTGTGTGACTGCACTTTTGTGGTGGACGGTGTTGATTTTAAGGCCCATAAAGCAGTGCTGGCCGCCTGCAGCGAGTACTTCAAGATGCTCTTCGTGGACCAGAAGGATGTGGTGCAACTGGACATCAGTAACGCAGCAG atgcggaaactgagacccaaagagGTCAGGtgactggcctggaggtcagcgAGAGAGTTTGTGGCAGAGCGCCGATGAAAGTCATTACTATCACTTTGGTTGGATTGCCTTCTGGCG gcctggggcaggtacTGGAGTTTATTTACACGGCCAAGCTCAGCCTGAGCTCTGAGAATGTGGACGATGTGCTGGCCgtggccagcttcctgcagatgCAGGACATCATCACGGCCTGCCATGCCCTCAAGTCACTCGCCGAGCCGGCCACCAGCCCTGGGGAGAATACGGAGGCCTTGGCCATGGAAG gaggggacaggagagccAGAGAGAAGGCTGCGGCCACCACGCTGAGTGAGCTGAACCCTGCCGGAGGCAGCCCAcccaggggcccaggcagggagccCAAGGAGGAGCGAGGCGGGCAGGCGGAGAGTGCGGCCAGCG gtgcagAGCAGACGGAGAAGGCCGATGCCCCCCGGGAGCCACCGCCGGCAGAGCCCAAGCCCGACCCCACCGGTGGCATGGCTGCTGCTGAGGCCGAGGCCGCCTTGTCGGAGAGCTCAGAGCAAG AAATGCAGGTGGAGCCAGccaggaaaggagaagagggagaggaggacgcCATGCCTTCTGGGGTCAAGGAAGAAGGCCCGCAGCTGGACAAGGGGGACGCCCCCGAGGAGAGTGAGGAGTCGGCCAGCACGGACTCGGGCCAGGAGCTGGGCGCAGAGGCCCGGGGCCTGCGCCCAAGCACCTATGGCGACCGTACCGAGTCCAAGGCCTATGGTTCCATCATCCACAAATGCGAG GACTGTGGGAAGGAGTTCACACACACGGGGAACTTCAAGCGGCACATCCGCATCCACACAGGCGAGAAGCCCTTCTCGTGCCGGGAGTGCAGCAAGGCCTTCTCTGATCCAGCCGCCTGCAAGGCCCACGAGAAGACGCACAG CCCGCTGAAGCCCTACGGCTGCGAGGAGTGCGGCAAGAGCTACCGGCTCATCAGCCTGCTGAACCTGCACAAGAAGCGGCACTCGGGCGAGGCGCGCTACCGCTGCGAGGACTGCGGCAAGCTCTTCACCACGTCCGGCAACCTCAAGCGGCACCAGCTGGTGCACAGCGGCGAGAAGCCCTACCAGTGCGACTACTGCGGCCGCTCCTTCTCCGACCCCACCTCCAAGATGCGCCACCTGGAGACTCACGACACTGACAAGGAGCACAAGTGCCCTCATTGTGACAAGAAGTTCAACCAG GTGGGGAATCTGAAGGCCCACCTAAAGATCCACATCGCGGACGGGCCCCTCAAGTGCCGAGAGTGTGGGAAGCAGTTCACCACCTCAG GGAACCTAAAGCGGCACCTTCGGATCCATAGCGGGGAGAAACCCTACGTGTGCAACCACTGCCAGCGGCAGTTCGCTGACCCTGGCGCTCTGCAGCGGCACGTCCGCATCCACACGG GCGAGAAGCCATGCCAGTGCGTGATGTGCGGCAAAGCCTTCACCCAGGCCAGCTCCCTCATCGCCCACGTGCGCCAGCACACTGGGGAGAAGCCCTACGTCTGCGAGCGCTGCGGCAAGAG ATTTGTCCAGTCCAGCCAGTTGGCCAATCACATCCGCCACCATGACAACATCCGCCCCCACAAGTGCAGCGTGTGCAGCAAGGCCTTCGTGAACGTGGGGGACCTATCCAAGCACATCATCATCCACACTG GAGAGAAGCCTTACCTCTGTGACAAGTGCGGTCGCGGCTTCAACCGGGTGGACAACCTTCGTTCCCATGTGAAGACTGTGCACCAGGGCAAGGCAGGCATCAAAATCCTGGAGCCAGAGGAGGGTGGTGAGGTCAGCGTGGTCACTGTGGATGACATGGTTACGCTGGCCACCGAGGCACTGGCGGCAACAGCCGTCACTCAGCTCACAG TGGTACCAGTGGGGGCTGCAGTGACTGCTGACGAGACGGAAGTGCTTAAAGCCGAGATCAGCAAAGCTGTGAAGCAAGTGCAGGAAGAAG ACCCCAACACCCATATCCTCTATGCCTGTGACTCCTGCGGGGACAAGTTCCTGGATGCCAACAGCCTGGCCCAGCATGTGCGGATCCACACAGCACAGGCACTGGTTATGTTCCAGACGGATACGGACTTCTACCAGCAGTACGGGTCAGGCAGCACGTGGCCGGCTGGGCAGGTGTTACAGACTGGGGAACTGGTCTTCCGCCCTCGGGATGGGGCTGATGGCCAGCCTGCTCTGGCAGAGACACCCCACACAGCCCCAGAATGTCCACCGCCTGCTGAGTGA
- the ZBTB17 gene encoding zinc finger and BTB domain-containing protein 17 isoform X3, which translates to MAAMDFPQHSQHVLEQLNQQRQQGLLCDCTFVVDGVDFKAHKAVLAACSEYFKMLFVDQKDVVQLDISNAADAETETQRGQVTGLEVSERVCGRAPMKVITITLVGLPSGGLGQVLEFIYTAKLSLSSENVDDVLAVASFLQMQDIITACHALKSLAEPATSPGENTEALAMEGGDRRAREKAAATTLSELNPAGGSPPRGPGREPKEERGGQAESAASGAEQTEKADAPREPPPAEPKPDPTGGMAAAEAEAALSESSEQEMQVEPARKGEEGEEDAMPSGVKEEGPQLDKGDAPEESEESASTDSGQELGAEARGLRPSTYGDRTESKAYGSIIHKCEDCGKEFTHTGNFKRHIRIHTGEKPFSCRECSKAFSDPAACKAHEKTHSPLKPYGCEECGKSYRLISLLNLHKKRHSGEARYRCEDCGKLFTTSGNLKRHQLVHSGEKPYQCDYCGRSFSDPTSKMRHLETHDTDKEHKCPHCDKKFNQVGNLKAHLKIHIADGPLKCRECGKQFTTSGNLKRHLRIHSGEKPYVCNHCQRQFADPGALQRHVRIHTGEKPCQCVMCGKAFTQASSLIAHVRQHTGEKPYVCERCGKRFVQSSQLANHIRHHDNIRPHKCSVCSKAFVNVGDLSKHIIIHTGENLASPPRREALPL; encoded by the exons CCATGGATTTCCCTCAGCACAGCCAGCACGTCCTGGAGCAGCTGaaccagcagcggcagcaggggcTTTTGTGTGACTGCACTTTTGTGGTGGACGGTGTTGATTTTAAGGCCCATAAAGCAGTGCTGGCCGCCTGCAGCGAGTACTTCAAGATGCTCTTCGTGGACCAGAAGGATGTGGTGCAACTGGACATCAGTAACGCAGCAG atgcggaaactgagacccaaagagGTCAGGtgactggcctggaggtcagcgAGAGAGTTTGTGGCAGAGCGCCGATGAAAGTCATTACTATCACTTTGGTTGGATTGCCTTCTGGCG gcctggggcaggtacTGGAGTTTATTTACACGGCCAAGCTCAGCCTGAGCTCTGAGAATGTGGACGATGTGCTGGCCgtggccagcttcctgcagatgCAGGACATCATCACGGCCTGCCATGCCCTCAAGTCACTCGCCGAGCCGGCCACCAGCCCTGGGGAGAATACGGAGGCCTTGGCCATGGAAG gaggggacaggagagccAGAGAGAAGGCTGCGGCCACCACGCTGAGTGAGCTGAACCCTGCCGGAGGCAGCCCAcccaggggcccaggcagggagccCAAGGAGGAGCGAGGCGGGCAGGCGGAGAGTGCGGCCAGCG gtgcagAGCAGACGGAGAAGGCCGATGCCCCCCGGGAGCCACCGCCGGCAGAGCCCAAGCCCGACCCCACCGGTGGCATGGCTGCTGCTGAGGCCGAGGCCGCCTTGTCGGAGAGCTCAGAGCAAG AAATGCAGGTGGAGCCAGccaggaaaggagaagagggagaggaggacgcCATGCCTTCTGGGGTCAAGGAAGAAGGCCCGCAGCTGGACAAGGGGGACGCCCCCGAGGAGAGTGAGGAGTCGGCCAGCACGGACTCGGGCCAGGAGCTGGGCGCAGAGGCCCGGGGCCTGCGCCCAAGCACCTATGGCGACCGTACCGAGTCCAAGGCCTATGGTTCCATCATCCACAAATGCGAG GACTGTGGGAAGGAGTTCACACACACGGGGAACTTCAAGCGGCACATCCGCATCCACACAGGCGAGAAGCCCTTCTCGTGCCGGGAGTGCAGCAAGGCCTTCTCTGATCCAGCCGCCTGCAAGGCCCACGAGAAGACGCACAG CCCGCTGAAGCCCTACGGCTGCGAGGAGTGCGGCAAGAGCTACCGGCTCATCAGCCTGCTGAACCTGCACAAGAAGCGGCACTCGGGCGAGGCGCGCTACCGCTGCGAGGACTGCGGCAAGCTCTTCACCACGTCCGGCAACCTCAAGCGGCACCAGCTGGTGCACAGCGGCGAGAAGCCCTACCAGTGCGACTACTGCGGCCGCTCCTTCTCCGACCCCACCTCCAAGATGCGCCACCTGGAGACTCACGACACTGACAAGGAGCACAAGTGCCCTCATTGTGACAAGAAGTTCAACCAG GTGGGGAATCTGAAGGCCCACCTAAAGATCCACATCGCGGACGGGCCCCTCAAGTGCCGAGAGTGTGGGAAGCAGTTCACCACCTCAG GGAACCTAAAGCGGCACCTTCGGATCCATAGCGGGGAGAAACCCTACGTGTGCAACCACTGCCAGCGGCAGTTCGCTGACCCTGGCGCTCTGCAGCGGCACGTCCGCATCCACACGG GCGAGAAGCCATGCCAGTGCGTGATGTGCGGCAAAGCCTTCACCCAGGCCAGCTCCCTCATCGCCCACGTGCGCCAGCACACTGGGGAGAAGCCCTACGTCTGCGAGCGCTGCGGCAAGAG ATTTGTCCAGTCCAGCCAGTTGGCCAATCACATCCGCCACCATGACAACATCCGCCCCCACAAGTGCAGCGTGTGCAGCAAGGCCTTCGTGAACGTGGGGGACCTATCCAAGCACATCATCATCCACACTG GAGAGAACCTTGCCTCCCCCCCCAGGAGAGAAGCCTTACCTCTGTGA